CACAACCCCGCTGACTCCGACTTCGGCCGAATGCTCACGCGACGGCACTGTGCCCGCGCATATGGCGCAACTCAACAGCCACCCGCGAGCGCAGCGGGGCGGGGCGGGGCGGGGGCGCGGAAGCCCCGTTGAGTTCGGCCGAATGCTCACGCGACAGCACCGTGCGCGTGCACGTGGCTCAACTCAACACCCAGCGCCGGCGCAGCGGGGCGGCTTGGGCAGGCTAGGAGCCAGGCCCGGGCGCGCGCCACAACCCCGCTGACTTCGGCCAAATGTTCACGCGACAGCACCGCGCCCGCGCATATGGCGCAACTCAACAGACCGCGAGCGCAGCGGGCGCAGCGGGGCGCAGCGGGGCGGGGCGGGGGCGCGGAAGCCCCGTTGACTTCGGCCGAATGCTCACGCGACAGCACCGTGCGCGTGCACGTGGCGCAACTCAACACCCAGCGCCGGCGCAGCGGGGCGGCTTGGGCGGGCTGAGAGCCAGGCCCGGGCGCGCGCCACAACCCCGCTGACTTCGGCCGAATGCTCACGCGACGGCACCGCGCGCGCGCATACGGCGCAACTCAACAGCCAGCGCGAGCGCAGCGGCGCGGGCGGGGCGGGGCGGGCAGGGCGGCAGAGGGCACGCGCGGGGACGGAGCGGTCACGGAGCGGGGGGGCAGCGCGCCGCACGCAGAACGACGCCCCCTTCCGCGCGCCAAGAACGAAAGGGGGCGTCGAGTCGAGACGCTCGCCCCGCCGCGCGAAACGGCGGGCGGGGCGAGAGCGCGAACCGGATTCAGCTGCGCTGCAGGCGGTACCGGAGCGCGGCGAGTTCCGCGCGGAGCGCCGCCGGCAGGTGCGAACCGAAGGTGTCGTAGAATTCCTCGGTCAGGTCGGCTTCCGCCAGCCACGAGCGGGAGTCGATCGAGAACAACTCCTCGAGGTCGGCAGCCGGCAGGTCGAGCCCCGACAGGTCGAGGTCCTCGATCTTGGGCAGACGTCCGATCGGGCTCTCGACGGCGTCGACCTGGCCGTCCACGCGGCGGATGATCCAGTCGATCACGCGGGCGTTGTCGCCGAACCCGGGCCAGAGGAAGCGGCCGTCGTCACCCTTGCGGAACCAGTTGACCTGGAAGATGCGGGGCGCCCGGTCGAAGCGCAGCTTCTGGCCGACGCTCAGCCAGTGGCCGAAGTAGTCGCCCATGTTGTAGCCGCAGAAGGGAAGCATCGCGAAGGGGTCGCGGCGCAGTTCCCCGACCGTGCCCTCCTGGGCCGCGGTCTTCTCCGACGACACCGTCGAGCCGATGAAGACGCCGTGCGACCAGTCGGTCGCCTCGACGACGAGCGGCACGTTCGTCGCGCGACGGCCCCCAAACAGGATGACGTCGAGGGGCACGCCCTCGGGAGCCTCCCAGTCCTCCGCGATCTGCGGGCACTGGGCGGCGCCGACCGTGAAACGCGAGTTGGGGTGCGCCGCGGGGCGGCCCGACGCGGGCGTCCACGGGTTGCCCTGCCAGTCGATGAGGTGCGGCGGCGCCTCGTCGGTCAGGCCCTCCCACCACACGTCGCCGTCGGGGCGGAGCGCGACGTTGGTGAAGATCGTGTTGCCCCACAGCGTCTCGATGGCGGTGACGTTGGTCGACTCACCCGTGCCCGGTGCGACACCGAAGAAGCCGGCCTCGGGGTTGATGGCCCACAGGCGCCCGTCCTCCCCGGGACGGATCCACGTGATGTCGTCGCCGAGCGTCTCGACCCGCCAGCCGGGGATCGTGGGACGCAGCATCGCGAGGTTGGTCTTGCCGCACGCCGACGGGAAGGCGGCGGCGACGTGGTAGGCCTTGCCCTTGGGGTCGATCACGCGGATGAGCAGCATGTGCTCGGCCAGCCAGCCCTCGTCACGGCCGATGACCGAGGCGATACGCAGGGCGAAGCACTTTTTCGCGAGGATCGCGTTCCCGCCGTAGCCCGAGCCGAACGACCACACCTCGAGGGTGTCGGGGAAGTGCACGATGTACTTCTCGTCGTTGCACGGCCAGGTGACGTCCGCCTCCCCCGGCGCGAGCGGGGCACCGACCGAGTGGACGGTCTTGACCCACGGGGCCCCGTCCGCGATCTTCTGCAGGACGGAGGTACCCACGCGCGTCATCACGCCGATGGATGCCACGGCGTAGGCGCTGTCGGTGATCTGCACGCCGATGTGGCTGAGGGGTCCGCCGACGGCTCCCATCGAAAAGGGCACCACGTACATGGTGCGACCGCGCATGGAACCCTCGAAGACGCCGTTCAGGGTCTCGCGGATCTCGGCCGGAGCGATCCAGTTGTTGGTGGGCCCGGCATCCTCTTCGCTCTCGGAGGCGATGTAGGTGCGCGACTCGAGACGGGCGACGTCTCCGGGGTGCGAGCGGGCGAGGTACGAGCCGGGACGCCACTCGGGGTTGAGCTTGATGAGCTTGCCCTCGTCGACCATCTCGCGCAGCAGCGCGTCGTTCTCGGCGGGCGAGCCGTCGACCCAGTGGATGCGGTCGGG
The DNA window shown above is from Microbacterium proteolyticum and carries:
- a CDS encoding phosphoenolpyruvate carboxykinase (GTP); translation: MALADIFSSSSRTAAPAARAARPGHGVRPAVEGPGLAALTAWVDQVAALTQPDRIHWVDGSPAENDALLREMVDEGKLIKLNPEWRPGSYLARSHPGDVARLESRTYIASESEEDAGPTNNWIAPAEIRETLNGVFEGSMRGRTMYVVPFSMGAVGGPLSHIGVQITDSAYAVASIGVMTRVGTSVLQKIADGAPWVKTVHSVGAPLAPGEADVTWPCNDEKYIVHFPDTLEVWSFGSGYGGNAILAKKCFALRIASVIGRDEGWLAEHMLLIRVIDPKGKAYHVAAAFPSACGKTNLAMLRPTIPGWRVETLGDDITWIRPGEDGRLWAINPEAGFFGVAPGTGESTNVTAIETLWGNTIFTNVALRPDGDVWWEGLTDEAPPHLIDWQGNPWTPASGRPAAHPNSRFTVGAAQCPQIAEDWEAPEGVPLDVILFGGRRATNVPLVVEATDWSHGVFIGSTVSSEKTAAQEGTVGELRRDPFAMLPFCGYNMGDYFGHWLSVGQKLRFDRAPRIFQVNWFRKGDDGRFLWPGFGDNARVIDWIIRRVDGQVDAVESPIGRLPKIEDLDLSGLDLPAADLEELFSIDSRSWLAEADLTEEFYDTFGSHLPAALRAELAALRYRLQRS